One genomic region from Candidatus Methylomirabilota bacterium encodes:
- a CDS encoding TCP-1/cpn60 chaperonin family protein produces the protein GIVPGGGVALLRAARALDGLKLSGDEATGANIVRRALEEPIRQIVENTGLEGSVVVEKVKAAKEASYGFDAESNEYVDMLQAGIIDPTKVERIALQNAASIASLLLTTEALITDIPEEEKKAAPPMPHGGDF, from the coding sequence GGCATCGTGCCCGGCGGCGGCGTGGCGCTGTTGCGGGCGGCCCGGGCGCTGGACGGTCTCAAGCTGTCGGGGGACGAGGCGACCGGCGCCAACATCGTGCGGCGCGCGCTGGAGGAGCCGATCCGGCAGATCGTGGAGAACACCGGCCTCGAGGGCTCGGTGGTGGTCGAGAAGGTGAAGGCCGCCAAGGAGGCCAGCTACGGCTTCGACGCCGAGTCCAACGAGTACGTGGACATGCTGCAGGCCGGGATCATCGACCCGACCAAGGTCGAGCGCATCGCGCTGCAGAACGCGGCGTCCATCGCGTCGCTGCTGCTGACCACCGAGGCGCTCATCACCGACATTCCGGAAGAGGAGAAGAAGGCCGCGCCGCCCATGCCGCATGGGGGCGACTTCTAG